The sequence below is a genomic window from Bosea sp. F3-2.
CTCTGCGCCGCCTCCGGCTTCGCCCAGGCCCAGAGCCTGCCCGCTCGCATCACAGAGAAGAAGACGCTCGTCGTCGCCAATGTGCCGAACTATCCGCCGCTCGAGTTCAAGGACCCGAAGACCTCCAAGCTGACCGGCCTCGACATCGATCTCGGCGAGGCGCTCGGCAAGAAGCTCGGCGTCACCATCAAGTGGGAGGAGATCAGTTTCGAGCAGATGATCTCGGCGCTGACGACGGGGCGCGTCGACATGATCCTGTCGGGCATGAGCGACCTGCCGGGACGGCGCGAGAGCCTGGATTTCCTCGACTATCTCGCCTCGGGCGCGCAGTTCTACACCAATGCCGACCGCAAGGACGAGTTCAAGGACCTCGCCGCGCTTTGCGGCAAGAAGGTCGGCGCCAGCCGCCGCACCTCCTTCCCAAAGGAGATGGAAGCTTGGAGCAAGGAGAATTGCGAGGCCAAGGGCAAGCCGGCGCTGCAGATCATCGGCACGGAAGGCTCGGCCGATGCCCGCACGCAGCTCAGGCAGAAGCGCCTCGACGCCGCCGTGCAGGGCAGCGAGACCCTGCCCTATCTGATGAATCAGGAGCCCGGCAACTACGCCATCCTCGGGACGCCCTTCACCACCGTCTATCAGGGCCTGGCCTTCGCCAAGAAGGATACCGAGCTGCGCGACGCCGTCGCCAAGGCCTTCACCCAGATGCTGGCCGACGGCAGCTATGCCGCCGTGCTGCAGAAGTGGGAACTCGCAGACGCCAAGGTCGATAAGCTGATGATCAACGGCGAAACCAAGAACTGACCCCCCGCACCAACCGCTTCCGTCGCGCCCCGGCCATCAGGCGGGGCGCTCTTTCGCGAAAGACGCTCTCCATGCTTACTGACTTCCCTCACCGCATCGCCAACCCCTCCGACCCGGCCCCGGACTATCCCTGGCCGGCAGGATACCGATGCGCGGTGTTCCCGGCCTTTGACGTCGATGCCGAGACCGCCTGGCTGCAATACGACGCCAAGAACACCGACCGGCTGGTGACGCTCTCCTTCGGTGGCTACGAAGAGCGCGTCGGCGTCCCGAAGATCCTCGACTATCTCCGCTCGGTCGAGATCAAGGCGACCTTCTTCATCCCTGGCTGGGTCGTCGAGGTGCATCCCGGGATGTGCGAGGCCATCGTCAGGGACGGGCACGAGGTCGGCCATCACGGCTATTCCCACAAGCGGCCGGAGCCCGGTGACTTCGCCGCCGACAAGGAGGAGATCGACAAGACGCTCGACATCTTCAAGCGCATCCTCGGGGTGACGCCGGTCGGCTACCGGGCGCCCTCGGGCGAGAACTACGACGAGCTGCTCGGCTATCTCCGCGAGAAGGGCATCGTCTATTCCTCCTCCTTCCGCGACGACATCCGCCCCTATCGCCACAAGCTCCGCGACGGCTCGAAGGGGCCCGTCGAGCTGCCGGTCAACATGTCGTTCGACGACTGGCTCTACGGCCTGTCGCAGCGCTTCAGCCCACGCCCGATGTTCCCGAAGGAGCACGTGCTCTCGATCTGGAACGACGAGCTCGACCAGACGCGCGAATGGGGCGGGCTCGTCTCGATGGTGATGCACCCGCAGGTCTCGGGGCGGCCGATGCGGATCGGCATCATGCGCGACTTCCTGGCGCGCGCGCGCGGCTATGGCGATGTCTGGATCGCCACCGGCAAGGAGATCGCCGAGCATTTCCTCGCGCAGGAAAAGAAGGCGGGGGCCTAAGTCACACGCGGCACCGTCATCCCGGCCGCAGCGAAGCGGAGCGCCGGGATCCATCGTAGAGCTCCGGAGCCTTACGATGGATCCCGGATCTGCGCTGCTCCGCAGCTTGTCCGGGATGACGGCACCCCTTCGAAAAAGCCGAGCGCAAACGAGACCGCATCATGACCACCCGCATCCGCAACGCCGACATCGTCATCGCCTATGACCTGGCCTCCGACGATCATGTCTACCGCCGCAATCTCGATGTCATCTTCGACGAGAGCGGCATCCTGCATCTCGGCGAGGGCTTTTCGGGCGAGGTCACGCGCGAGATCGATGGCAAGGGCTTCATGGTCATGCCGGGCCTGGTCGACATCCACTCCCACCCGTCGAGCGAGCCGGGAAACAAGGGCATGACCGACGAGGTCGGCACGCCAAAACTCTACAACTCCTCGCTCTACGAGTTCCTGTGGCTGTTCCGCGCCGACGCGGAGGGCATCCCGCATCTCAACCACGTCGCCTGGTCCGAGCTGCTGATGTCGGGCGTCACCACGCTGGTCGACCTCTCCTTCCCAAGCGAGGGCTGGCTCGACCGCGCGATGGCGAGCGGGCTGCGCATGGTCATGGCGCCGATGTACCGCAACGGCCGCTGGTTCACCCGCAACGGCTACACGGTCGAATACGAGCTCGACGATGCCGCCGGCCGCAAGGCGATGGAGGAGGCGTTCAGGGTCATCGACGCCGCCCTGGCCCATGAGTCCGGCCGGCTCTCCGGCCTCGCCTGCCCGGCCCAGATCGACACCTGCACAGAGGAACTCTTCCGGGCCTCGATCGCGGCCGCCGCCGACCGGAAGATCCCGATCCAGACCCATGCGGGCCAGTCGATCAGCGAGTTCCACGAGATGGTCCGCCGCAGCGGGCTCTCGCCGATCCAATGGCTGGACAGCGTCGGCTTCCTCGCGCCGAACGCCTCGATCGCCCACGCCATCTTCCTCGACGACCACCCCTGGGTGCGCTGGCCGACCCGCACGGATCTTGCGCGCCTCGCCGAGACCGGCACGTCGGTGGCGCATTGTCCGACCGTCTTCGGCCGGCGCGGCTTCACGCTGCGTGACCTCGGCCGCTATCTGAAGGCCGGCGTCAACATTGGCATCGGCACCGACACTTTCCCGCATAACATGCTGGAGGAACTGCGCCATGCCGGCGTCTATGCGCGCATTACCGGCGAGAGCCATGCGGTTGTGACGACCGGGCAGGTCTTCCGCGCCGCGACGCTGGGCGGGGCGAAGCTGCTCGGCCGCGACGACATCGGCCGGCTGGCCAAGGGCGCCCAGGCCGATCTCGTCATGATCGACCTGACGCATCCGATGATGCGCCCGACCCGCGACCCGCTGAAGAGCCTCGTCAACGCCGCCGCCGATCGCGCCGTTTCCCATGTCTTCGTGCAGGGCAAGCAAGTGGTCGCCGACGGCAAGGTCCTGACCATGGACTATCAGACCGCGTCCGACGGGCTGGAGCAGGCGCAGCGGCGCGCACTCGCAAAAGCGTCCTCGCTCGATTGGGCCGGACGCTCCGTCGACGAGCTCTCGCCGCCGAGCCTGCGCTGGGCCTGACCCGGCACCGCCGAAAGGCTGGCATATGATTTGCTGACCAAATACAGTGGGAACACTCTATTTGGGGCGATCATATGAACCTTCGCCAGATCGAGCTTCTGCGAGCCGTCGTCCGCTGCGAGACGACGGTTCGCGCTGCGCAGGAGCTCGGGCTGTCGCAGCCGGCGGTCAGCAACGCGATCAAGCATCTCGAAAGCCAGGTCGGCTTCCCGCTGTTCGAGCGCGTCAACAACCGCCTGTTCCCGACCGCCGAGGCACGTGCGCTCTACAAGGATTCCGAGCCGATCTTCACCCTGCACGCCGCCTTCGAGGCCAGGGTGCAGGATATCAAGGAGAACCGGGCCGGTCATATCCGCATCATCGCGACGCCGCCATTGGGCTATGGCGTCCTGCCGGCGGCGTTGCGCAACTACCTCGCCAAGCGCCCGAAGGTGCGGGTGTCCTTCGACGTCCGGCGCTTCGAGCATGTCGTGGAGAGCGTCGAGAACGGAACCGCGGAGCTCGGCTTCGTCATGGGGCTGGACGACGACCGCGGACTCGATGCCGAAACGTTCTTCACCGGCAACATGGTCTGCGTCATGCGCCCCGACCATCCCTTGGCCTCGAAACCGATGATCACGCCGGACGATCTGCGCTCGGTGCCGTACATCGCTCTCGAACAGGGAACCCGCATGGGCACCATCGTCCGCCGGGCCTTTGCCCAGGCCGACGTGCCGTTCCGGTTTTCCGTCGAGGTCCGCTACTGCAACACAGCCTGCGTGCTCGCGGAAAATGGTGTCGGCGTCGCCGTGGTCGATCCCCTCTCCCCGGTTTTCAGCGGCCATTACGATCTGGCCATCCGCCCCTTCGCCCCCGCTTCCAAGGTGACGGCCTCGGTCGTGCGCTCGCGCAAGCGCCCGATCTCGCGCGCCGCCGACGCCTTCCTGCGCGAGGTCAGGTTGATCGCCGCCGAAACGGCTGCCAAGCTCGGCTCGGGCTGAGCGCAGGCCGTGCTATTCAGCGCACAAATGTCACCCCGGAATTCCGCATAGGCGGCGCCATTGTGTGGCCGCGCAGGCTGGCCCAAGGTTTCCCAGCTGCCTCCCGGCGGCGAACATCATGAGACAAAGCGCGTGCCTGATCATCGCCGCTTCATGGCTGGCGTGTGATGGGCACCGCGACCCGCATCGACCGGACAGACATGACTGCAGCCGCCAAGACATCCCACGCTGACATGGCGATCGCCCAGGCCGTCGCCGCCCAGCGCGGCTGGGTGGAGAATCTGTTCGACCAGTTGGCGGCCGGCAGCCGCGACTCGCCCGGCATCACCCGCGACACCTATGGCGCGGGCGAGGATTTCGGCCACCACCTGCTGGCCGAGCACGGCAAGGCGCGGGAGCTCGCCGTCGCGCATGACTTCGCCGCAAACACCTATGTCACCCTGACCGGCCGCGATGCCGCGGCTCCCCGCATCCTGATGGGCTCGCATCTCGACAGCGTGCCGCATGGCGGCAATTTCGACGGCGCGGCCGGCGTCATCGCCGGGCTCGTCGTCATCGAGACCTTGCGCGCGCTCGGGATTCAGCCGCGCTGCGACGTCACGGCGATGGGCGTGCGGGCCGAGGAGAGCGTCTGGTTCCAGGTCTCCTATATCGGCAGCCGCTCGGCGCTCGGAACCCTGCCGGACGGGACGCTGGAGGCCAGGCGCATCGATGATGGCCGCGTGCTCGCCGCAAGCATCGACGCCTGCGGCGGCAACTCCGCGGCCATCCGCCAGCGCGAGCGCCATCTCGACCCGGCCACGATCCGCGCCTTCCTCGAAGTCCATATCGAGCAGGCGCCCAGCCTCGTCGAATCCGGATTGCCGGTCGCGATCTGCACCGGCGTGCCCGGCAATTTCCGTTACCCGGACGCCCGCATCGTCGGGCGGCACGACCATGTCGGCACGCCCCGACGCTTCCGCCGCGACGCTGCCATGGCCGGCGCCGAATTCGCCGTGATGGTCGACCGGCTCTGGCAGGAGGAGGAAGCCGCCGGCTTCCCGATGGCGGTCACGCTCGGCCGCTTCCACACCGATCCGGCCGTGCACGGCCTGACCACGGTTCCCGGAAGCTTCGCCTTCAGCCTCGACGTGCGCGCCTATGATCCCGCCGTGCTGGAGCGCGTCGAGGCGAAGATGCTGGCCGCGATCCGGGAGATCGAGACGCACCGGCGCGTGAGCTTCGAACTCGGCATGCGCGCCAGCGCCGCTGTCGGGCCGGTCGATCGCGACATCGTCGCCGGGCTCGAAGCCGCAGCGGCGCAGCAGGGCATCGCGACGATGCCGCTCGGCAGCCCGGCCTCCCATGATTCCGCCGCCTTCGCCGCCGCTGGCGTGCCCATCGCCATGCTGTTCGTGCGCAACGAGCACGGCAGCCACAACCCGCAGGAGGCGATGGAGATCGACGACTTCCTTGCCGCCTGCACCATCCTGGCCGATTGGGTGGCGCGAGAAGTCGCCTGAGCCATGCTGAAACGCGGATCGTTCTACTTTTTGTTGGAAACGCGCGTCATCCCGGCCCAGCCCTCGGGTCCGGCCTTTGGCCGGCCCAAGGATAAACTCCGCGGAGAGCCGGGATCCATGCCTGATTCTCAATCGGAAGCGCTCCGGCATGGATCCCGGGTCAAGCCCGGGATGACGGCGTGGTTTGGTGTAGAACCAGTGCATTCCAAGCTCTTTCCTCCGGAACCTCGCCGATGAGTCGCCGCCCCCGTATCCTCGTCATCAATCCCAACTCGAATGAAGCGGTCACCGAAGGGCTGCGGCAGGCGCTGGTGCCTCTCGCCTTTGCCGAAGGACCGGAGTTGATCTGCGAGACGCTGAATGAGGGTCCGATCGGCATCGAGACGCAGGAGCATGTCGAGAGCGTCACGCTCCCCCTCCGCCGCCGGATCGAGGCCGCCAACGATGTCGATGCCTTCGTCATCGCCTGTTATTCAGACCCTGGCCTCCACGTCGCCCGCGAGGGCACGGCGAGCCCGGTCTTCGGCATCGCCGAATGCGGCGTGCTGACGGCGCTGACGCGGGCGGACCGCTTCGGCGTCATCGCGATCAAGTCGCGCTCGATCCCGCGCCATATCCGCTATCTCCGCCAGATGGGGCAAATGGACCGGCTCGCCGGCGAACGGCCGCTCGAAATGTCGGTGGCGGAGAGCGCCTCGGGCGAAGGCACGCTGCAGCGCATGATCACGGTCGGGCGCGAGCTCAGGGACGAGGACGGCGCCGGCGCCATCATCATGGGCTGCGCCGGCATGGCGCGTCACCGCAGGCCGCTGGAGGATGCCCTCGGCATCCCGGTGATCGACCCGACACAAGCCGCTGTCGCCATGGCGATCGGCACGGTCATGGTGCGCTGAGAAGGACGAAAACAGATGACGGCGAACTACGATCTGGTCATTCGCGGCGGCACGGTCGGCTCCGCGACGGGCAACTTCCGCGCCGATGTCGCGGTCAAGGACGGCAAGGTCGCCGCGCTGGGCCAGGATCTCGCCGCAGGCACCCGCGAGATCGACGCCGGCGGCAAGCTCGTCCTGCCGGGCGGCATCGACACCCATGCCCATGTCGAGCAGGTCTCGGCCGGCGGGCTGCTCAATGCCGACAGCTTCGAGAGCGCCACGGCTTCGGCCGCCTTCGGCGGCAACACGACGCTGATCTCCTTCGCCGCGCAGCATCGCGGCCTCGATCTCAGGAAGGTCGTCGACGACTACGCCGCGCTGGCGCGGCGCGGCGCCATGATCGACTATGCCTTCCACCTCATTGTCGCCAATCCCGACAGCAAGACGATCGAACAGGATCTGCCGGCGCTGATCGGCGAAGGCCATGCCTCGATCAAGGTCTTCATGACCTATGACCTGATCAAGGTCGACGACGAGCCGCTGCTCGACCTGCTGCTGACCGCCCGGCAGAGCCGCGCCCTGGTCTGCGTCCATGCCGAGAACCACGGCATGATCTCCTGGATGGGCAAGAAGCTCGTCGAGAAGGGCTATGTCGCGCCGAAATACCACGCGATCAGCCATCCGCGCGGCTCGGAGGCCGAGGCCTTCAACCGGCTGATCACCGCGGCAGAACTGCTCGACCAGCCGATCATGATCTTCCACGTCTCGACCACTGAGGGGGCGCAGGTGATCCGCGATGCGCGCGGGCGCGGCCTCAAGGTCTTCGCCGAGACCTGCCCGCAATATCTCTTCCTGACCCGGCACGACCTCGATAAGCCGGGGCTGGAAGGCGCCAAATGGATGTGCTCGCCGCCGCCGCGCGAGCAGGCGGATCAGGACGCGCTCTGGCAGGCGCTGGCGCTTGGCGACATCCAGACGGTCTCATCGGACCACGCGCCCTATCGCTTCGACGAAACCGGCAAGCTAGCGGCCGGCCCGAACCCGAGCTTCAAGCAGATCGCCAACGGCCTGCCGGGCCTCGAAACGCGTCTGCCCCTGCTCTTCGACGCGCTGGTCTCGAAAGGCCGGCCGGAATTCGCCGGGCGTGGGCTCGAGGCCTTCGTCAACCTGACGGCAACCGCACCCGCCGCGATCTACAACCTGCCCGGCAAGGGCACCTTGCTACCCGGCTACGACGCCGACATCGCGATCTGGGACCCGCGCAGGGCGGTCACGATCACCGACGACGCGATGCATGATCGCACCGGCTTCACGCCCTTCGCCGGCCGCAGCGTCACCGGCTGGCCGGAGCGCGTTCTCGTCAGGGGCGAGGAGATCGTGGCCGACGGAGCCCTTCTCGCCAAACCCGGCTGCGGTCGCTGGCTCAGCCGCGAGGGCGGCTGGGCAACGGAGCCGACCGGGCGCCTTGTCGCCGACATGGATCCAAGCTCGAATTTCGGCGCCGTCATGCTCGACTGAAGCGCGGCATGTCGGCCGCTATTTTTGAACGGCCGGCAGTTCGAGCGGGAATGCGCGCGTCGGAATGCATGGCTCGGAGCGCGCCGGTTCAACCAGGGCACCGGCCGCATCCGTGTGCCGCGCACCCAGGCGGCGCAAGCGCGCGAGGCGTTCAATCGTTGACGCGCGTATCTCTTCGGCAGAACTGGACGACGTTTGAAGTCGCTCGAGCGCCATCAGCATAAACCGCCGCATCCAAAACGAGCTCGATGGCCTTTCGCAGACGCTCGTCTTCAGGATTTTTCGCGGAAACGCAAAGCAATGCGCATTTGAGAAAAATGACGCACTGGTCGTGATTTGGTTTGATGTGCTGCGTCATGTTCATGGCCTGCTCGAATGGCAGCGCTTCATGAGAGGCAGACGATTGAGCTTTGACCTCATAATGGCACCACGCGGTACACACTGTTTCAATTTGGGCCGGCATCGTCGTAGCAGACGATAGAAGCGCAAGGCTGGGGCCAACGCGTCGTGCAATTGGGGGAGGCGTGACATTCGCGCGGCCTCTCGCCGGGTCCGGCAAGCCGTTCAATGCATCAGCCGTTGAAGCATTGCCCTCAGGGACAATAGCGCGCCGCTCCGGTTTGGGCGCCATCTGACAATCCCCGATCGGCTGGTGCAGAAGCGCCGAGCCGGCTGGCGCGCTTCGCCAGGGTTTGCCTGAGTGAAAACTTGGTTGATGGAGGGGAAGATGAAGCTCCCGATCATGCTGGCGGCGATTGTTGCCGGGTTGACCGTAGCGGACACCAGCGAGGTTAGCGCGGTGGTCTACTGTCAATACGTCAATTACCCGGTCGGCTGCGTCGCAAGGCCCGGAGTCGTCTTGCGTCCTCGG
It includes:
- a CDS encoding ABC transporter substrate-binding protein, with translation MKTSILLGLSAAALCAASGFAQAQSLPARITEKKTLVVANVPNYPPLEFKDPKTSKLTGLDIDLGEALGKKLGVTIKWEEISFEQMISALTTGRVDMILSGMSDLPGRRESLDFLDYLASGAQFYTNADRKDEFKDLAALCGKKVGASRRTSFPKEMEAWSKENCEAKGKPALQIIGTEGSADARTQLRQKRLDAAVQGSETLPYLMNQEPGNYAILGTPFTTVYQGLAFAKKDTELRDAVAKAFTQMLADGSYAAVLQKWELADAKVDKLMINGETKN
- a CDS encoding polysaccharide deacetylase produces the protein MLTDFPHRIANPSDPAPDYPWPAGYRCAVFPAFDVDAETAWLQYDAKNTDRLVTLSFGGYEERVGVPKILDYLRSVEIKATFFIPGWVVEVHPGMCEAIVRDGHEVGHHGYSHKRPEPGDFAADKEEIDKTLDIFKRILGVTPVGYRAPSGENYDELLGYLREKGIVYSSSFRDDIRPYRHKLRDGSKGPVELPVNMSFDDWLYGLSQRFSPRPMFPKEHVLSIWNDELDQTREWGGLVSMVMHPQVSGRPMRIGIMRDFLARARGYGDVWIATGKEIAEHFLAQEKKAGA
- a CDS encoding amidohydrolase family protein, with the translated sequence MTTRIRNADIVIAYDLASDDHVYRRNLDVIFDESGILHLGEGFSGEVTREIDGKGFMVMPGLVDIHSHPSSEPGNKGMTDEVGTPKLYNSSLYEFLWLFRADAEGIPHLNHVAWSELLMSGVTTLVDLSFPSEGWLDRAMASGLRMVMAPMYRNGRWFTRNGYTVEYELDDAAGRKAMEEAFRVIDAALAHESGRLSGLACPAQIDTCTEELFRASIAAAADRKIPIQTHAGQSISEFHEMVRRSGLSPIQWLDSVGFLAPNASIAHAIFLDDHPWVRWPTRTDLARLAETGTSVAHCPTVFGRRGFTLRDLGRYLKAGVNIGIGTDTFPHNMLEELRHAGVYARITGESHAVVTTGQVFRAATLGGAKLLGRDDIGRLAKGAQADLVMIDLTHPMMRPTRDPLKSLVNAAADRAVSHVFVQGKQVVADGKVLTMDYQTASDGLEQAQRRALAKASSLDWAGRSVDELSPPSLRWA
- a CDS encoding LysR family transcriptional regulator, producing MNLRQIELLRAVVRCETTVRAAQELGLSQPAVSNAIKHLESQVGFPLFERVNNRLFPTAEARALYKDSEPIFTLHAAFEARVQDIKENRAGHIRIIATPPLGYGVLPAALRNYLAKRPKVRVSFDVRRFEHVVESVENGTAELGFVMGLDDDRGLDAETFFTGNMVCVMRPDHPLASKPMITPDDLRSVPYIALEQGTRMGTIVRRAFAQADVPFRFSVEVRYCNTACVLAENGVGVAVVDPLSPVFSGHYDLAIRPFAPASKVTASVVRSRKRPISRAADAFLREVRLIAAETAAKLGSG
- a CDS encoding Zn-dependent hydrolase; this translates as MGTATRIDRTDMTAAAKTSHADMAIAQAVAAQRGWVENLFDQLAAGSRDSPGITRDTYGAGEDFGHHLLAEHGKARELAVAHDFAANTYVTLTGRDAAAPRILMGSHLDSVPHGGNFDGAAGVIAGLVVIETLRALGIQPRCDVTAMGVRAEESVWFQVSYIGSRSALGTLPDGTLEARRIDDGRVLAASIDACGGNSAAIRQRERHLDPATIRAFLEVHIEQAPSLVESGLPVAICTGVPGNFRYPDARIVGRHDHVGTPRRFRRDAAMAGAEFAVMVDRLWQEEEAAGFPMAVTLGRFHTDPAVHGLTTVPGSFAFSLDVRAYDPAVLERVEAKMLAAIREIETHRRVSFELGMRASAAVGPVDRDIVAGLEAAAAQQGIATMPLGSPASHDSAAFAAAGVPIAMLFVRNEHGSHNPQEAMEIDDFLAACTILADWVAREVA
- a CDS encoding aspartate/glutamate racemase family protein, with protein sequence MSRRPRILVINPNSNEAVTEGLRQALVPLAFAEGPELICETLNEGPIGIETQEHVESVTLPLRRRIEAANDVDAFVIACYSDPGLHVAREGTASPVFGIAECGVLTALTRADRFGVIAIKSRSIPRHIRYLRQMGQMDRLAGERPLEMSVAESASGEGTLQRMITVGRELRDEDGAGAIIMGCAGMARHRRPLEDALGIPVIDPTQAAVAMAIGTVMVR
- the hydA gene encoding dihydropyrimidinase, translated to MTANYDLVIRGGTVGSATGNFRADVAVKDGKVAALGQDLAAGTREIDAGGKLVLPGGIDTHAHVEQVSAGGLLNADSFESATASAAFGGNTTLISFAAQHRGLDLRKVVDDYAALARRGAMIDYAFHLIVANPDSKTIEQDLPALIGEGHASIKVFMTYDLIKVDDEPLLDLLLTARQSRALVCVHAENHGMISWMGKKLVEKGYVAPKYHAISHPRGSEAEAFNRLITAAELLDQPIMIFHVSTTEGAQVIRDARGRGLKVFAETCPQYLFLTRHDLDKPGLEGAKWMCSPPPREQADQDALWQALALGDIQTVSSDHAPYRFDETGKLAAGPNPSFKQIANGLPGLETRLPLLFDALVSKGRPEFAGRGLEAFVNLTATAPAAIYNLPGKGTLLPGYDADIAIWDPRRAVTITDDAMHDRTGFTPFAGRSVTGWPERVLVRGEEIVADGALLAKPGCGRWLSREGGWATEPTGRLVADMDPSSNFGAVMLD